In Rutidosis leptorrhynchoides isolate AG116_Rl617_1_P2 chromosome 2, CSIRO_AGI_Rlap_v1, whole genome shotgun sequence, one genomic interval encodes:
- the LOC139887750 gene encoding uncharacterized protein, whose protein sequence is MSFFCREYYRAWSKSPCEPETSLICYLLCYLCAAGSRRLPELPCSYKAVLVVNSFDFQPVGILLFLLLLITGKINSSHTHGYLRSCPISLGAGRSRGSRDTRVRIRVGSWNVGTLTSKARELVNTLRKSKVDILCVQETRWRGEAAVDVDDYRLWFSGSRVARNGVGILIGPLYKDNIVGVDRCSDRIMSVRVVIQEETYMVICAYAPHAGLGDDEKVRFWEALDEVVRSCPADHRLVIGGDLNGHIGTISDGYTGVHGGFGYGVRNEEGRSILEFAVAHELVVANSSFRKTEAQLATFHSGGHSTQIDYLLLRKGDLRACRDCRALTTWTCSTQHRLLVMDLVLQRRVTKRVRPVQPRILWKNLIEGKAETFKTSVLERVEAGMDTVTQVDADQMWNRMASAIRDVAKETLGVAVGTSRGHKSNRESWWISDEVQTKVALKQQRFKELITCRDGTREDRTRAEERYKEANREAKKAVARAKDKAYEDLYRKLDSKEGANDIYRIAKARERRRRDIDNIKFIKDEAGQTLVKEEEIRKRWEGYFSTLFVGEGPGRQEVPQDLGIGQFRNNSFCRRIRKEEDACGKHRVFPDRSRLAPGIGP, encoded by the exons ATGA gttTTTTTTGCAGGGAATATTACCGAGCTTGGAGCAAAAGTCCTTGCGAACCAGAAACCTCGCTAATTTGCTATCTGCTCTGCTACCTCTGTGCCGCCGGTAGCCGCCGGTTGCCGGAACTCCCTTGTTCTTACAAGGCCGT GTTAGTGGTAAATAGCTTTGATTTTCAACCTGTAGGAATCCTGTTATTCCTGTTACTACTTATTAcg GGTAAGATTAACTCGTCACATACGCATGGTTACTTGAGGTCATGTCCTATTAGTTTAGGGGCGGGTAGGTCTAGAGGGAGTAGAGATACTCGCGTTAGGATTAGAGTAGGTAGTTGGAATGTAGGAACTTTGACTAGCAAAGCCCGTGAACTTGTAAATACGCTACGTAAGAGTAAAGTGGACATATTGTGTGTTCAAGAGACCAGATGGAGGGGTGAAGCGGCGGTTGACGTGGACGACTACAGGTTGTGGTTCTCGGGTTCTAGAGTAGCTAGAAACGGGGTAGGGATCCTTATAGGACCCCTTTATAAGGATAATATTGTGGGTGTGGATAGGTgtagcgataggattatgtcggttagggTAGTTATCCAGGAGGAGACTTACATGGTCATTTGCGCTTACGCACCCCATGCTGGTTTAGGAGATGATGAAAAAGTTCGCTTTTGGGAAGCGTTAGATGAAGTTGTGAGGAGTTGCCCCGCCGACCATCGATTGGTTATTGGGGGAGACCTTAATGGTCATATAGGAACGATCTCGGACGGATATACGGGTGTCCATGGGGGCTTTGGGTACGGAGTTCGGAATGAAGAAGGACGATCTATTCTCGAATTCGCTGTTGCCCACGAACTGGTTGTTGCAAACTCCTCCTTTAGGAAGACGGAAGCACAACTAGCTACTTTCCACAGTGGGGGACATAGTACCCAGATTGACTATTTGCTGCTTCGCAAAGGGGACCTTAGAGCTTGCAGAGACTGTAGAGCCCTGACTACCTGGACTTGTTCCACCCAACACAGATTATTGGTCATGGACTTGGTTCTGCAGAGGCGGGTTACTAAAAGAGTGAGACCCGTCCAACCTAGGATCCTTTGGAAGAATCTGATTGAAGGGAAAGCCGAAACTTTTAAAACTTCAGTGTTGGAAAGAGTAGAGGCAGGAATGGATACCGTTACTCAAGTGGACGCAGATCAGATGTGGAATAGGATGGCATCTGCTATTAGGGATGTTGCCAAGGAAACCTTAGGTGTGGCAGTAGGGACATCGAGAGGACATAAGTCTAATAGAGAATCATGGTGGATTAGTGATGAGGTTCAAACCAAAGTCGCACTTAAGCAACAGAGGTTTAAGGAGCTCATTACATGCCGGGACGGGACACGTGAAGATAGAACTAGGGCAGAAGAGAGGTATAAAGAAGCCAACAGAGAAGCTAAGAAGGCCGTTGCACGTGCAAAAGATAAAGCGTATGAAGACTTGTATAGGAAACTAGACTCCAAAGAAGGAGCAAATGATATTTACAGGATTGCAAAAGCTAGGGAGCGTAGGAGGAGGGATatagataacatcaagtttatcaaggATGAAGCCGGTCAAACCTTAGTGAAGGAAGAagaaattaggaaaagatgggaagggtaTTTCTCAACTCTTTTCGTGGGTGAAGGACCTGGGCGCCAAGAAGTTCCGCAGGACTTGGGAATAGGACAATTCCGGAACAACAGTTTCTGTAGGAGAATCAGGAAGGAAGAA GACGCCTGTGGGAAACACAGAGTATTTCCCGATAGAAGTAGGCTTGcaccagggatcggcccttag